The sequence below is a genomic window from Mercenaria mercenaria strain notata chromosome 14, MADL_Memer_1, whole genome shotgun sequence.
CAAAGCcaacttttgacctacttaaaGAACCAATAAAAGTTGTAGGTTCATAATTCTTCAACCAAGAAGAACTGCGGGACTGGACATAAATGAATACACATGCATACCTTTATTATAAACTGGCTGCAGTTAATACACTGTTTCCCAAAAAGTTTCGTTACATTTCAACAGAGTATTACATAGATACAGCAGATACTGTCCCTAATGATGTTTATCGGAGAAACACAAAAGATTATTGTGGATGGGAGTTTTACCAGAATGATGAACTCcaaatttgtgtaattatatttATAGTGTAGTCGACAGTCGTGGTGAGCTCCGCTATCTCTATAAACTCTGTAGAGTACTTGCGGATTGGTTTCCACCGCTTGATAAAGTTAGTCGTAATAAAAGCAAGTGTTTGATATGAATTTGAATCACAAAATGACGTCTATTTGCTGGTATATCTACCGAAAAACTGTCAGAAATGCAGTATTATCTAAAATTGCACAGGAATATTCAAACTCGTTTGTAAAGcgtcataattttgtcaaaaatcaatacaGTTCTTATGTAAACAACACGCAGGGGACTGGAGTGTCATACTGAAGTGATATTATTGAACTTTCACACAGTAAAAGAGTACATGTAATAGGCGAGAAAGCATGCATAGTATGAAAgaataactttatttttcttctttatctaTACATCAATCCAACATTTTCAATACAATGAATCCCTAACGAtggcaaatatattttttatgtctTGTCTCTTATGTTGATAAACAGTGTTGCTGACCACAACAGTCTTGTTTTTCATCTCAATACAATTTAACTACTTCAAGCTCAAGTTTTAAATGATTTCCTTTAAATACAGAAATCAGAACACTGGACCTCTATTGCATAGCTGATGTTCTGTTGAAAAATTTGGTATTCAGCCAAAATGGACACAAAATAGTCTGAAGTCTCTAAATATTTCAAGGGATTGAGTTTATGCAGAACAAAAGTGTAACTTCCAGTAGCTTTATTTGTAATCTAGTTTTAATTGTAATCTGTACAagttatagtggacgcaacttgaccccgatggttgacctttgtattataatacataattagatacaacctattattgaaaaggtgtgtacgtaaaacacttcagctctttgcattcataaatttaaaattgacggcAACCCTAGGCACcccatatttctacaatgaaataatcgatatgaataatcagcctaaggtcaaccatcgcggtcaagttacGACTACTATACAACACTGAAGTTTCATAAACATTAacgtttaccctgctaaatttctaaaatggactcgtcCAATCACTCAATTTGGACAGcactatttattattcaaaggggtgttctctgaaaatttactgactgattagcaaacagtgcagaccatgatcagcctgcacggacgtgctggctgatcttggtctgcattggtcgcaaaggcaaaaccacttgccaccagcagggtaaaggttaaatctgATTACAAAATAAGTCTCTTCACTTTTTTCTCAATATAAATGGTTCAACATCATTCGGGAACTTTTTATGAACCAGTATCAGATGTTCCTTTAAATGGTGCTTCAGTCTAAAGTCTTTCTGGCACAGCGAGCATATGAACATTCTTTCCCCAGTGTGAACTGAGTAATGCCTATTTAGATGATGTCTAATATTAAAAACTTTACCACAATATTCACAAGTATATTCAACCTGAGCCAGTTTTTTCATACTGTTTGCTTCTGTGTGAATTCCAAAAACTGCAGAGTCATGGCCTAGACTGGTACTTGGTAAATTGGCCATTTTTATACCAGATAAATCTGATCCTGTTCTAGAACCAGTCTGTGAATGTGATAAACCTGATGATGATAAATTAATCCAATTTTCAGCACTAAAACCAGTCAAACTTGAGATGTGTTGAGTTCTGTTTCCTCTTTTCCCTCTGTCATCAGTTTTGTCAAGCCTGCTTTCTtctgaaaaatgcaaaatgaattaattttaacATAATGTCCGTTCAGCTGTACATATCTTTAcgtaacccttaccctgctaaatttctataatgaatttgcccatctttcaatctggacagtaccattaactgttaaaaggggtgcttaccaaaaagatactgactgaatggcgaacactgcagatcttgatcagacagcacaaatgtgcaggctgatcatgatctacactggttgcaaaggcaaaatcaatcgagTCCAGTATGATAAGAGTTAAGCTAACTTTTCTagagataaaaaaaacatataagcCAAGCTGCCAGAGGTTTCCCTTAGAAATTTTGAtagagggtcatcatgaccccttCGTGTTGGGCTTTGTGGGCCAGTATCAATATCAGGATCATTTTCGTAAATATAGTCAAACTTCACTCACTAAAACTCAACTGGACAGGCAAAAATAATTCTCGTTATAGGCAGTGAGCGTTggaacaatatacattatataggaaGTTTGCCGGGACCTGACAGTGAGTTCGAGCAAAGGGTGTTGTTCAAAATATTCGTGTTTAGTTAGGAATATGGTGTGCACAAAAATACTGGTCAAGGAAACCCCTGTCCAGTCATGGTTACCCTTTCACACAAAAAGAGACTGTCTTCACATTAGGAACACTTATGTATGTCTGTAACATTCGCCAATGTGCATATGGCAAATTTGAGCAGTGTGCATTATTAAACAAAAACTTTGTCTATGTACTCAGTGAGGCATCTGTACACTAGAAACTCTTTGTGGATGTTCGTTCATAAGAACCACTTTGTATGTCTATTTATTGCAAACACTTTGTTTATGTTCAATGTGAGGTGTCTGTACATTAGGATCATTTTGTAAGTCTATTCTATAGGTATATTAAGAACATGCACACTGTGTATGTGAATACATTAGGGACACTTTGTGTATGTCTATACATTTTTTGTGCAATTGCCATTGGGGATTAATGTGTTTAAACGCAGTCTGTATATTAGGAATATAATGTTCAAATTTTATAGCGAATCTGTTTATCTGGGACATTATATGTATGGGCACAGAATTAGGAACATTTTGGTATTATGCGCACAGTAAGGCAGTTCGTCAATATTCCTTTACGCAGAACAACATAAATTCTCATTAGTTTTATTTGTAATCTTTACAAATTGCATTATATTAGATTTTTTGataacttaacatgtttcttcatttttttctcaatataaaTGGTTCAACATGATTTGGTGCTTTTTTATGAACCAGTATCAGATGTTCCTTTAGATGATGCTTCAGTCTAAAGTCTTTCTGGCACAGCGAGCATAAGAACATTCTTTCCCCAGTGTGAACTGAGTAATGTCTACTCAGGTGTTGTCTTACATAATAAACTTTACCACAAAAATCACAAGGATATTCCACCTGAGGCAGTCTTTTCATAGTGTTCACTTCAGTGTAATTCCCAAAAACTGCAAAGTCATATCCTAGACTGGTACTTGGTGATTTGTCAACTTTTAGACCAGACAAATCTGATGCAGTAGAACCAGTCAAACATCCTCTTCCTGAACCAGTCTGCGAATGTGATGAACTGGATGATGGTAAGCCAATCAAACTGTCAAGACTAAAACCAGTCAAACTTCCAACTTTAGTAGGAGTTCTGTTTGGAACCAGGGAGTTTACTCTTCTATCTTTGTCATTAGTAAATTTGTCAGATCCACTGtcttctgaaataaaatgaataaaacattgaATTATATACTCTTCTCGAGAGacaaaaaacaaataatgtcatccatatatacatgtatcttttcaTAAAACACTGACACATGCTCACACAGATTTTAACAGATAAAAAAAGCTTAAGCAAAAATAGAAGAAtctatttatatcataaatttacaacaaaactaacaaaatttatatcaagACAAAAAGTAAAATTCACCTTGTTCAGTAATTTCATTCATCACAAACTTGACGACTTCAAATTGACAGATGGACTGAATCAAGTCACAAGTTTTAACTTTAGAGAGAATAAACATCTTTGATGCATAATAACAGATGGATTGAAGCAAGTCAAAAAAATTAACTTAAGGGAGAATAAACATCTTTGATGCATAATGACAGATGGATTGAAGCAAGTCAAAAAAATTAACTTCAGGGAGAATAAACATCTTTGATGCATAATGACAGATGGATTGAAGCAAGTCAAAAAAATTAACTTAAGGGAGAATAAACATCTTTGACGTGTAACGACAGATGGATTGAAGCAAAtcaaaagttttaactttaataagaTAGAATAAACATCTTTGACCCGTAAAGACAGATGGATTGAAGCAAATCGAAAGTTTTAACTTTAGAGAGAAAGAATAAACATCTTTGATGCATAACGACAGAATGATGGATTGAAGCAGATcaaaagttttaactttattaTTAAGAGAGAGTAAACATTTTTGATGCGTAATGACAGATGGATTGAAGCAAAtcaaaagttttaactttaataagaGAGAATAAACATCTTTGACACGTAACGAAGAGTAACAATCAATTTTAACTTAATAGAGAGATAACATCTTTGACGTACGAAACATGGATTGAAGCATGTCAAAGTTTACTTAATAAGAGAGAATAAACATCTTTGGCGTGTAACGACAGATGGATTGAAGCAAAtcaaaagttttaactttaataagaGAGAATAAACATCTTTGACACGTAACGACACATGGATTGAAGCACTGGtcaaaagttttaactttaataagaGAGAATAAACATCTTTGGCGTGTAACGACAGATGGATTGAAGCAAATCAAAAGTTTTAACTTTACTAAGAGAGAATAAACATCTTTGATGCATAATGACAGATGGATTGAAGCAGATCAAAAGTTTCAACTTTATTAAGAGAGAATAAAcatctttgatgcgtaacgacaGATGGAATGAAGCAGATCAAAAGTGTTAAATTTAATAAGAGAGAATAAACATCTTTGATGCATAACAACACATGGATTGAAGCATTGGTCACAAGTTCTAACATAAGAGAGAAAAAACATCTCTGACGCATAATGACAGATGGATTGAAGAAAGTCACAAGTTTATAACTTTAGAGggaatttataatttataacatGTTTCATGCATGCAACACTCGTCTGTAAGTGCCTGACATAAAAAAGGATCATAAAATGTTCTGGATTTGTTGTAAAGTGCAATTATAGTAATCATACAACTCAATTATTTGTATCCTGTTCCACCAAACAAGTTTACTTTAACAAATCTTCATATCTATAGCCTTTTGTTGTATAAAGATCAGCAAGTATATACTGTTGTTTTGATAACattctaatatttatattttgaagagGCACACATTTTCAGttacaactcgtttaaatgggtcaaccgtgttgttgtacttataaaatagactggcccggtttataggatGGTCAGGGTTatggatatgtattgtattttgccatcaaaatatttctataaaatgcttcttccccttccgtttggatccgtccatgtttacaaacatgtttgtttattttatggactgtagttagaaattctgcaaatatttttatttatttatttattttgctgggtttaacatcgcaccgacacaattataggtcatatggcaactttcatgctttgatggtggatgaataccctaggtgcccctctgtgcactatttcatcacgagtgggcacctgggtagaagcaccgactttccgtaagccagctggatggcttcctcacatgaagaattcaacgccccgagtgaggctcgaacccacattgatgagggcaAATATTTTTAGTCAATGAAATCCTCTTACTtatacattacctctcatgaatacaGTCAAACGACAATGTGCTTTTATTtggcttggttgcattctatggaTCTGAGGGATGATCTTTTAGATTAATCTATACTGAATACATCATTTGCTGAGGTTTCGAAGCCCCAAAATGGAATGGAAACTGAAAGTCACATTGCTGAAGGTGAACTCAAAGTAGAACATTGAAGGGAAATTCAACATCACAATACTGACCCGCTCGCTAGGGATAGTGCTTATCTACGGATTGCTGGGATAACAGTTCACTCCCCAGGAGAGGTGTATGTTCTTCATGACGATTTTTCTAAAAGACATaatatgtctgaaatcattcatcctccacctctaattcacatggggaagttggcagttacctgcggagaacaagattgtacttgtacagaatccaggaacactggtattgttaactgcctgctgtttataaaacagaactgaaatactattgaaaaatggtgttaaactcaaaacaaaagaaactgacattaaacaaataacaaatagtACTTTAATTCATGTCTGATTTATTTGTCTTATACTTTTAACAATTATCACATAATCTATCACGATTAGTTATAATCATATTCAACACTATAAAATGTGACTTTGTAAAGcattatttttctataaaacatattattgttattccaataaacaataatcaataaatggaaaacaaataacacttatttacatttcatcatcatgcattgaatttcatgcaaaataaatacaaactaacTTTGATAAGCCACAAATTTCAGTGATATAAAAATAGTGTTTAAGTATACTATAAGTTTGATAAGATCAAGAATACAGTAAACTATTTGCAAATTCGAAACTTTTCATTTGAACAATAATTCTGGAACAAACAGCAACTAATGCAGCAAAAACTGTGAAGGCAACTGTTTTGAAACAAGAGCTTGTAGGGCATGAAGTGCCTCCcaccccccttgatgcattcagtagctgcacaagaaaaagaaatcatttgcactggacgtttgacatactgacttaGTCATatgtgacctccgtatcaaatgtgatcttagaccaaagcattctctagttactggggaaaaaaaaaattctagtgttctgggtcaatgtgacctgacctttgacctactgacctcaaaatcaataagggtcatcttctggtcatgatcaacctccctataaagtttcattatcctttacccaagcattctcaagttatcgcctggaaacggtttaactgttccaagtcactgtgaccttgacctttgacctactgacctcaaaatcaataggggtcatcttctggtcatgatcaacctccctatcaactttcatgatcctaggcccaagcgttcttgagttatcagttctagtgttctgggtcattgtaaccttgacctttcacatactgacctcagtgaacgccaagaagaaagacctactgacctcaaaatcagtaggggtcatctgctggtcatgaccaacctccttattaagtttcatgatcctaggcccaatccttcttgagatatcatctggaaactgtttaactgttacgggtctctgtgaccttgacctcctgaccacaaaatcaatagggttcatctgctggtcatgaccaacctcctagaaattttcatgatcctaggccaaagagccaggaaaccaattggtctacatagcgaccgactgacagacatctgcaaaacaatataccccttcttcttcgaagggggcataataaagcacacaaataataaaacaaaatatgcttgtaaataaaatatattctcCCCTCTTATGATGACATATCAAGGGTAACTGGGTATGTTTATGTGCAgagacttttgacctactgatttttAAATAGTCAACAGacaatcatcctacaaagtttcagGGCGGAAGGAACAATATTCTCTAAACATTGATCAGGCACCTTTTTCAGCCTTAAagatccctgtgaccttaacatttgacTTACCAACCCCCGAAACAAAAGTGGTCATCtattgattgtttgtttgtaagtctatttaTAGTCACCACCGGAAATTCATATGAATGACTTCTCCAGACGACTGTTAGTTCATGTCAGTGGAATGATAaagtgcaaaatacagaaaacccTCCAATTCCAAAAGCTTTCTTGGTTCTTTAGTATGCCACATGTCAAGacttcaaaaaatttaaacactCAATCTGTCTGATAACCGTTCTCTTCAAGTAGGTAGTGATGCAACTCAAAAGTTAAGTCGACCTTTCAAAAGCAACTGAAACAGTGGAGCCATCAAACAAATGCTAATTACACAGGATTACTAACTGTCTCAAAAATTACTTATTGCAAATTTCAAGGCGAGATCAACAGTTGTTCTAAAGatttctgactaaattttagACTTTTTCCCtcacagacattttttttttcattctgaaaTTGGTCTGAAAAATCAGTCTAAAACCAAGAAAGCGGCAAATTCTAAAGCCCCGTTGATGACAGGTTTGGTGTAATCGAAAAATACAAGATTCATTTACATAATGTTGCAACTGATTGCTATGTATAGCAAtagttatatttattaaaatgtaaaacaagaaaGATGACAGCATAATATGACAAATGCCCCCTGAAAATGCTTGACAAAATAATACATTAAGTCCACAACAGGGCCGTATTTTtacagcatgcccactcatttttaaagttgagggtacatgtaccccctgcttttgcaaaataggggtacacttcaaaatttgggggtacactacatggcagatctgaaaattttctattttttaaactactgaaaatttgtatattacatgttttttttttcccccatttttttttcatacagaactctcgtgggtggggtataacagatgagataattttagaaaatgcaaaatgtttttccaaagttaagataggaaattctgaatcaaaagacccctccctatattatactaaatataaataagttttcagcaaggttcatgtattcccaatttcgtgaacggaacacgattcgtccgaaataacatacagtcaactgaagactggtaaaattcgtccatcaataataaatgcccaaactattacagatatgcaatgtgtatcaaagttgcagttaaatatcgaaaaataaaatactgttaaccttttgctgagtttattaaagctaaaatgcctttttgcgtttcgtatccattcttttttGCACACGACTCGTGtgacgtccgactaaaacatttaccaaacccctctatacaactgacaattacgccgagaattcggtgatggaaacgaaattataacgttcgtggaccggatctgcgttttagaccataccaaacaattggcaagtgcgcgatgtaataaacagcgatttggcagctgaactggagttccgaatctctgcgtgcatgtacccccaacaagtgatttttatgcgtgcatttgatattttgtgcgtgattcacgtactgcagtgcgtgaatgggcatgctgcgTAACTCCAGTCCAGACATACCAACGTCATATTAATACAGTACACCAAGTTTCGTTTCAACCAGATGAAAATTGAAGAAGTTGAGTAAACAATATTGTGATGTAGCTGTatgatttcaaagtccaaaaaagggtAATTTCTCCAGTAAAAATAATCTAACAAGAAAGTCCCAAAGCCATGCACATGTCTGCTTCATGGTCTtgatgtatacaaagtttcattccAACTAGATGGACAATGtagaagttgagtacacaagaaaTTGTGACTGATGGACAACTCAAACACTATGTCTTCCAGGTCTTTGACACTGACAGCATAATAATCACAATAATCATGACCTATATATCAATGAACCCTTGCGGTATACCCTCTATATTCATGCAATGCTCAACAACAGATTTTATATTgccatgtttataaatatccaaCTTATAGATCAGTGTAATCTGATGAGCAGatgtcattaacctttagcctgctggcggcatttgatttttcctttgcgaccagtgcagaccaagagcagatcattgtctgcactgttcgctagtcagtcagtaaatttgcagtgaacaccccttccaataataaatggtactgcccaaactgaatgatacaccagtccattttagaaatttagcaggctagaGGTTAACATAGGATCTATATGTTACTGCTATAAACACTACCAAACCATATAGGATCCATACATTATTCGCATCAACATAATTTAGGTCCAATTGCAACTTCCAAGCTTTCGTGTAAGAAGACTCAAGATGCCCTTCCGAGATTAGTCTCTGGCACAGTGGGCACCTAGATAGAACCACTAAACTACCCTAAGCCACCTGGATGACCTTCTCATGTGAAAAATTTCTATATTCTTATAAGGCTTTCAAATCCAAAAAGTTAAGGGTTAAGTAATTTGAAGACAGCATACATATTGTATTCGTGGAAAAGTTCCCAACGTTGAAATATTCTGAAAGAAATTCGTGAAAACATCAACTAGCCTAAATTTCCATGTCACTTAGACAATGTTATTACAGTTGAGATAACAAATTTGGCTTAAATGGCCCTTCAATTTTCAGCAATATGCAAATACTTCTGCCTGCAATATGTCTGGAATCGGCAATTTGCGAACTTTCTGACCCacaaaaatatcaacttacaCAGTATATATTACTGAATACACAGTTTAAAGAGAAAGCTTTGTATGAAATACATGCATTTGCATTATTAGAAACTTGCAGGAATCAATATTATTTGACTAACAGCATGTAATGGATGATATATCAGTATCATATTCATACATATTACATATCAACTGAGGCAACTGCCATTAAATGAGGTGGAAGAATTAAGAAACCAAAGGGTCTATATCCATAATACTGTACTTGTTTGCTGAATACTTTCGAGTGAAAATTAGTAATTCATATAGTAACATGAAAATATGCAGTCATTTTACAGGACCTATGTTCCGATGCTATAAATAAACAATTTGAATGcagtaaataaaataatgtataaagcAATAGGACCACAATCATGCCTTTAACAATTAGATAAATGCTTAGAGCAGATGACTTCTCGTTATTAAATCAAAGGATCTATATCCATATGCCTCACAACATGTAACTTCAGGTGCGTGCTCTGAGTAAATGACTTCTCACAATACTGGCACTGAAATGGCCGTTCCCCCGTGTGGATACGAGTATGCCGTTTTAAATCACCTTTATAAGTAAATTTCTTTGGACAATAATTACAACCAAAAGGACGAAATGAGTCGTCCGTCTTATATCCATGTTGCATCCAGCTCTCTGAATTGTCATAATTCTGTCTGCCAGGTGTTCTAGAAATTTCTGATGATACAGCAAGGTCTAGTTTCGACGCAGCACGTCTGTGCTCTTTTGAGCAACCAGCATTATCCGATCCAGAAGCACGCTTGAAAATTGGTGTCACAGTCCGcttgatgatgttgttgttggaCAAGTCTACTCCCGATTTATTCAGGCCTAAGGTATAAcctgaaatgtaaaataaaataatcaccaACTGTCCAAATGTAACGGATTACGAAATCTTACAAATAAGTTACTCTTACGCTAATGTAACGTGTTAGTCTGAACACTTCAAACCATGTTAACATAATATCCATCACCCTAACTCTACACATATCAAGTTCTGTGCTAAGCTGTATGTGGCtaatcaaaatgtcaaatatacaccaataaaaaaattaacagaattaATCTTGTTGTGTTTAGATCCTTTTTTATCTAATCTGTATCATATTAATATAAACTCTCACCACTATATCTGCCTGTATTTGTGAGGTCTTCATTCACCATGGAAATTAGGGTTCagtgatttaaacaagagggccatgaaggccctgtatcgctcacctgacctactgacctaaagatcatcaagatcaacattctgaccaagtttcattaagatatggtcataaatgtagcctctaaagtgttaactagcttttcctttgatttgacacggtgacctagtttttgcccccacatgacccagattcgaacttgacctaaagatcatcaagattaacattctgattaagtttcatgaagatacagtcataaatctggcctctagagtcttaacaagcttttcctttgatttgacctagtgacctagttttttaacacacctgacccagatttaaacttgacctatagatcatcaagattaacattctgaccaagtttcattaagatatggtcataaatgtggcctctaaagtgttaactaattattccttttatttgacccccgtgacctagtttttgacccgacatgacccagattcgaacttgacctaaagaccatcaagtttaacattctgactaagtttcatgaagatatagtcaaaaatgtggcctctagagtgttaacaagcttttcctttgatatgacctagtgacctagtttttgactccatctgacccagatttaaacttgacctaaagattatcaagattaacattctgaccaagtttcattaagatatggtcgtaaacgtggcctctacagtgttaattagcttttcctttgatttgacccggtgacctagtttttgacccgacatgacccagattcaaaattgccctaaagatcatcaagtttaacattctgactaagtttcatgaagatatagtcataaatgtggcctctagagtgttaacaagcttttcctttgatatgacctagtgacctagtttttgaccccacctaacccagatttgaacttgagctacagatcatcaagatttgaccaagtttcattaaggtatggtcataaatgtggcctctagtgtaaactagcttttcatttgatttggcttggtgacctagttttttatcctacatgacccagattcaaactggaccttaagatcatcaatattaacaatctgaccaagtttcatgaagatacagtcataaatgcggcttcaacagtgttaacaagcttttcctttgatttgacctggtgacctagtttatgatcccagataaccaaatatcgaactcgtccaagattttattaagggtaacattctgaccaagtttcattaagattgggccaaaaatgtgacctctatagtgttaacaagctttttctttgatttgacctggtgacctagtttttgatcccagatgacccaatatcgaactcgtccaagattttattgagggtagcatcctgaccaagtttcattaagattgggccaaaattgtgacctctagtgtgttaacaagcttttcctttgatttgacctgatgacctagtttttgaccccagatgacttaatatcgaactcatccaagattttattgagggtaacattctgaccaagtttcattaagattgggccaaaaatgtgacctctagagtgttaacaagcttttcctttgatttgacctgatgacctagtttttgatcccagatgacccaatatcgaactcgtccaagattttattgagggtaacattctgaccaagtttcattaagatcgggtcaaaaatgtgacctctagagtgttaacagtcaaattgttgacgacggacggacggacggacggacgacggacgacgacggacgccggacacagggtgatcactaaagctcacctttgagcacttcgtgctcaggtgagctaaaaatagaaagaaaaaagataCATTAAGGAAAGCCACATTACAACAATGGCGCCTGAttaaaaaatcagatttaaac
It includes:
- the LOC123526756 gene encoding zinc finger protein 544-like, with the translated sequence MEDQWQVKGYTLGLNKSGVDLSNNNIIKRTVTPIFKRASGSDNAGCSKEHRRAASKLDLAVSSEISRTPGRQNYDNSESWMQHGYKTDDSFRPFGCNYCPKKFTYKEDSGSDKFTNDKDRRVNSLVPNRTPTKVGSLTGFSLDSLIGLPSSSSSHSQTGSGRGCLTGSTASDLSGLKVDKSPSTSLGYDFAVFGNYTEVNTMKRLPQVEYPCDFCEESRLDKTDDRGKRGNRTQHISSLTGFSAENWINLSSSGLSHSQTGSRTGSDLSGIKMANLPSTSLGHDSAVFGIHTEANSMKKLAQVEYTCEYCGEEVYAGEDLEAYLSNTQSHRCSYCTKVFPRKCDLTRHMLIHSGVKAFSCDICGRSFRLQQHLKRHKFVVHNVVHQSSSRKKITFPPLCGWARKTKNVQKWNDGFIFLHCIYSRPTRYNAIRRGRPSAYRSDSSDLLPHTAYTAGQVDVSSRPVENVADELNLANVRSSAHICQYCSKIFGNKTDLGRHVLIHTGVKPHKYYGHHHVSASKIPAQRRRSGGGIACQLCGSQLKSKQNLQIHMLTHTGEKPWTCSYCGKKFRRKHHLDGHIYSQHSQLVHQ